In the genome of Luteitalea pratensis, the window CCGCAGGCGCTGGACGTAGACGTCGATCACGTTTGACATCGGGTCGTAGCCCTCGTCCCACACATGCTCGGCAATCTCGGCTCGTCCGACGACCTGCCCGACACGCCGGGCCAGGAACTCGAGCAGCGCGTATTCCCGCGTGGTCAGCGGCAGGACGTGCTCGGCCTTGCACACCTGGCGTGAGCGCGTACTCAGTTCGAGCGGGCCAACGCGCAGAACCTCGGGAAGGGGTGCCCGCGCCCCGCGGCGAATCAGGGCCCGGAGCCGGGCGAGCAGTTCGCCGAAGTCGAAAGGCTTCGTGAGGTAGTCGTCGGCGCCGCTGTCGAGGCCGGCGATGCGCGCCTCGACCGCATCCCTGGCCGTCAACATGAGAATCGGCACCGCCAATCCCACGGCCCGCGCCTCCCGGGCCACCGAGAGCCCACTGCGCCGTGGCAGCGTCACGTCGAGAATCACCGCGTCGTAGTCCGTCGTCGCGAGCCGGAAGGACGCATCGTCGCCGTCGCCGGAGACGTCGACCGCGTAGGCGTGTTCGCGCAGCCCCTTGGCGAGGATCAGCGCCGCGGCCGGCTCGTCCTCGACCAATAACACCCGCATGCCCCTATTGTGCGCCGACCAGCGTGAGGCCGATGCCTGCGCCCTTCGGGCCGGCGATGGGCGTCAGGGCGAACGTAGATGCTCCGTGGCCGACCGTGACCGCACGGCCGGCGACGATACCCAGGGCCGCGCCGAACAGCACATCGCTCATGTAGTGCTTGTTTTCCGAGAGGCGCGACGCGGCGACGTAGGCGGCGAGGCCGTACGCCGGTACGCCGGCTTTCCATCCGTAATGGCGCTGCAGCACGGACGCCGTCGCAAAGGTCGCAGACGAGTGCCCGGAGGGGAACGAGTAGCGGCTGCCATCAGGGCGGGTCCTGCCGACGGTGAGCTTGATTCCCTGCGTGAACGCCGTCGTGATCAGCTGCGCGCGAATCAGGTCCGACCCGAGCACGGCCACGTGCGTATCGTGAGTCGCCCGTCCGATCAGGTACGTCGCCAACGCCGCGCCGCCCTGGACCATGCCACTGCCGACAAGCGCGCCGGCGTCGAATGTCTCGTCGATCGCCGGCACGGACGAGGCGCGCCGGGTGACGTCGGTCCTCCTCCAGCGCCGCGAGACTGGCGGCGCCAGCCACTCCGACGATCAGGGCGTTCTCGCGCGTCGGCAGGTGACGGAGTCCTGACCGAGGTCGGTGAACAGCGAGGCGAACGACGGCATCGGCACGGGCGACGTTCGCGGCGCGGCGAATGCGTCTGGCCCGAGCTGGCCGCCATCGGTCAGCGGCACTGGCTGGATTGGTGGTGCGGAAGCCGGCGCGGCCTGTTGGGCCAGGGCGGGCGAAGTCAGGAGCAGGGAGGCGAGCAATCCAGCGGCGAATCTGGTCATGGGCAATGTATTCGGGTACTCAAGGAGGCATCTGGCATGTTCGAGGCTGCCATCGCTCGGATGAACAGCCGATGACACCCGAGTTGGCACCCTGCTACGCCGGCGGAACGCCGGCGGCCATTCACCGCCGATTCATGTGGCCGGACCTACCGTGTCTACGTGCCGCCGCAGGTCGTCGCCGTCGCTCCTCTGTCTCCCTATGTCGTGCGGTACTGCCAACGCGCCCGCATCGTCACGCGAGTCCTGGCGATGCAACTGGCGGCCTCGTGTGTCTTGCGGCAGGTGCTGGTGATGACCTTCGCCGGCACCACCGTCCCCGGCGTGGTACGAGCGGCCGTGCTCATGGCCGGTACCGCGATCGACCTCCTGGCGGGCCTGACAGCGGCGCTGCCGTGGCTGTTGCTGCTTTCCCTGTTCCGTGTGCGATGGATGCAGCGGCCGCAGGTGCAACACGCGATCGTGGCGGCGGCCGGTGCGGTGCTGGCCTTCGAGGCGTGCGTCCAGTACTTCTTCTTCGAGGGATACAGCGGGCGGTACAACCACCTCGCCCTCGACTACCTCCTGTATCCCGACGAGGTGTTGGGCAACATCTTTGCGAGCTACGACGTGCCGCTGTTTGTCGGGCTCGCGATTGTGGCCGGAATGGCCCTGGCCCTGGTGACCGCATCGTGGCCGCGCGCCGTCGTCGACGAGTGGGACTTGCGAGATCGCCTGAAAGGGCTTGCCCTCACCGGCGGCCTCGCGGTCATCGCCTGCAGTGCCTGGCTGATCGTGCCCGACAGCGTCGTTGGCGGCCGGGTGGCCAATGAACTCGCCATCAACGGCTGGGCCCAACGGGTGCGGGCGTACCTGACCGCCCACCTGGATTACGAGGCGTACTACGCCATGCTTCGTGCCGATGACGCGGCGGCCCACCTGCGCCGGTTGGTCTCACAGCCGAGCGTCTCGGGCGGGCTCCTCCGCCATTTCGAGCCGCAGCGCCACGGGAGTGATGGCCCGCTGGATGTCGTCGTCATCATCGAGGAGAGCTTCGGGTCTGGCAACGGTATAGTGCTGGCCAATCCGCCATGCCTACTCGTCGCACCTTCGCCCGCCAATGTGGTTCGCTCGTCCTTGGTTCCGCCGGGACCCTTGGGGCCGGGGCCTTGCGTGCGTCTCCGGTCGCGCAGCAGGAGGGCAGCGCCGGATCGCTGACCGATGTGCCCGGCGTCCGTGTCGGTCACGCCACCGATACGCGCCGCCCCACCGGGTGCACGGCCATCCTGTTCGATCAGGCCGTCACGGCTGGTGCCGACTACGACGGCTCGGCTCCCGGCGAGATGCTCGGCGTGATGCTGCAACCGGTGAGTCCCCTCGAGCGCATTCACGGCATCCTCCTGACTGGTGGAGGGCCCATGGGCCTCGAAGCCGTGTCCGGCGCCGTCCGGTACCTGGAGGCGACACAGGTCGGCTACGACTGGGGCGTGCCGAACGTGCGGATCCCCATTGTCGTAGGCGCGGTGATCGACGACCTGTCGCTCGGTGATGGCCGCATCCGGCCGGACGCCGACCTTGCACGACGCGCGTGCGAGGCCGCCACGACGGCCCCGGTGGCTGAAGGCAGTTTCGGTGTAGGCGCCGGCGCCACCGTCGGCAAGATGTTCCGGTCGCGCGGCATGGGCGGCATGAAGGGTGGGCTCGGCACAGTGGCGATGCGATCGGGGGACGTCATCGTCGCGGCGCTCAGCGTGGTGAACTGCGCGGGTGACGTCCTCGACTGGCGTACCGGCCGCATCGTCGCCGGCGCGCGTCAGCGCGACGGCCGGACGTTCGTGAACAGCGCGGCGCAACTACGGCGGGACCTCGACACGAGCACCCCACGCGCCGATCGACGCCTGGACGACCAGCCGTTCAGGGCGACCACGCTGACTATCATCGCCACCAACGTGACGCTGGACAAGACGAGCTTGACCAAGCTCGCGATGATGACCAACACCGGCGCGGCGCGAGCCATCAACCCCTACCATACCAACGGCGACGGCGATCAGGTGCTCACGATCTCGACCAGCCGCATCACGCCGAACGTCTCGCTGACGGCCCTGGGCGCGGTCGCGGCGGACGCGGCGTCGCAGGCGATCCTGCGCGGCGTCGAACAGGCCATCGGTCTCGACACGTGGCCGGCCGTCCGCGATCTGCGCTGACGCGAACGTGACCGCGGGAGGCCCCGGCTATCATGTCGGTATCGTGCCGATACCGACAGACTCGCTGGGGCAACCGCTCCCGCTTCGGGAGAATCGCTTCCGCCGCGTCTTCCTGCTGCTGTTCGTGCTCGGGATCACCGTCGTGTTCCTGGGCATGATCAGCAGCTTCCTGATCACGATCCTGCTCGCGGCGATATTCGCGGGACTGGGATATCCGCTCTTCGAGCGACTGGTCGCCGCGTTCCGTGGACGCCGCCCGCTGGCGGCACTGGCGACCATAATCGTCGGGTTGCTGGTCGTGGCCGGGCCGCTGGGGCTCGTCGCGTACATGGTCACCCTCGAGGCCATACGCCTGACGCAGAGCGTGAGGCCGTGGCTCAAGCAGGTCGCGGCGCAACCGTCGGTACTCAAGCCCGTGCTGGACAGGTTGCCGTTCTCCGAACAGCTGATGCCCTATCGGGAAGAACTGCTCGCGAAGCTCGGCGAATGGGGCAGCAGTCTCGGTGGTGCGATCGTCGGCGCGCTGTCCAACACCACGATTGGCACGCTGCAGGCAGTGTTCCAGACGTTCATCCTCGTCTACACGGTGTTCTTCCTGCTGCTCGACGGGCCGCAGATCCTGCAGGCGATGCGCCGGTTCCTGCCACTGCGTGAAGGGGAGCGCGACCTGCTCCTCGACAAGTTCGTCTCGGTGACGCGGGCGACGCTGAAGGGCACGCTGGTGATCGGAGCCGTCCAGGGCACGCTCGCGGGCGTGGCGTTCTGGGTCGCGGGTGTCGAGCACGCCGTTTTCTGGGGCGCGATCATGGTCGTGCTGTCGGTCGTGCCGATGCTGGGAGGCGCGCTCGTCTGGGTGCCCACCTGCGTCGTGCTCGCCCTGACCGGCCACTGGGTGAAGGCCGTCGCGCTGGCGGCCTTCTGTGGGCTCGTCGTCGGTTCGATCGACAACGTGCTGCGCCCTCGCCTGGTCGGGCGCGACACCGAGATGCACGATCTGATGATCCTGTTCTCGACACTGGGCGGCATCATCGCCTTTGGCCCGATCGGCTTCATCATCGGGCCGATCATCGCGGCGCTGTTCCAGACGTCCTGGGAACTGTTCGGCCTGGCCTTTGCCGAGAACCTGCCGTCCGCGGATCGGAACGACGCAGCGGGGCCGAGCGTCCTCGCCGATGCTTCAGACCCGATCGTGGCCCAAAAGCACGACGACGACATCGTGCGACCGTGAGCCTGTGGCTGTAGCCGTCGACCTTCCACCTCCGCCAAGGCTACGGCGGACAAGTCTGGTCGACGGTTTGCCGCGATCCTCTTTCCGCCCAGAGGGCGGCGTTCAGTCGCGCGGCTGGCCGGGCGTCGACCATCCGCGCTGATCGAGTAGCGCCTGTACACGGCGACCGATGTCGTCGCGGATCGCGCGGACTTCGTCGATGGGGCGTCCCTTGGGGTCCGGCAGGGGCCAATCATCCCGGACGAGACCCGGAACGTGCGGACATGCCTCCCCGCACCCCATCGTCACGAGCATGGCGGCGCCGCCGGCAAGATCGTCGGTCAACAATGCGGGTTGCACGCGCGCCAGATCGATGCCGAGTTCGCGCATCGCCTCGATCACGACCGGATGCACGTGGGGCCCGGCGCGGTGCCTGCCGACGCCGCCCGTGCGCGTGTCGGATCCGCGACGGCATTGAAGAGAGCCGCCGCCGTCTGCGACCGGCCGGCATTGTGGACGCACGCGAAGATGACGCGCGCGGGTGCCTGTGTGTCGCTCATCCTCGTTGCCCCCGCTCATTCCCGCAACATCCGATGACCATCGGCAGGACGCCCCGGACCGGACGTCCGGTGGCGCGCGCGAGCTGGAGATCGTCGGTCGCCGGCTCCGGGGAGTGGCGGACGGCATGCAGCACACCGTCGAGGGCGTGGCGTACGTGTGCCGGCATCACGAGCGGGCTGTATTCGCCCGACGAGGTCGGTGCGCTTCCTCACGAGGCGGTCGTGGCCTCTCTCGGGTGCGGCAATCCTACCGCCCTGATCGCGCTCGAACCGGGGCAGGTCGTGCTCGACCTCGGGTCCGGAGGCGGCATCGACGTCCTGCTGTCGGCCCGTCGCGTCGGGCCGGCCGGCAAGGCCTATGGCCTCGACATGACCGACGACATGCTGGCCCTCGCGCGCGAGAACCAGCGTCGCGCCGGCGTCGGGAACGTCGAGTTCCTGAAGGGCACGATCGAGCAGATTCCATTGCCAGACGCATCTGTGGACGTCATCATCTCGAACTGCGTGATCAACCTGTCCGCCGACAAGCCGCAGGTGCTGCGCGAAGCGTTCCGCGTCTTGCGCCCGGGCGGTCGCTTCGCCGTCTCGGACGTGCTTGTCCGCGGTGATGTCCCGGCCGACGTCCGGCGCAACATGGAACTCTGGGTCGGCTGCATCGCTGGCGCCTTGCGCGAGGACGAGTACGTGGACGGCCTGCGCGCCGCCGGCTTCGCCGACGTCACGATCGAGCCGTGGCGCGAGTACGCGGCCGCGGACGCCGAAGCCTACTTCAGGGACGCTGGTCAGGGCTGCGGCGATCTCACGACAGCCGACGGGCACTTCTTCAGCGGCTTCGTGCGGGCGCGCAAGCCCATGGAGGCGTGATGTCCGCGATCGTGCGTCCCGCATCGGCGCGGGACTGGGACGCGATCGTAATGCTCCTGGAACAACATCGATTGCCGCTCGCTGGCGCCAGGGACCACGTATCCGATTTCCTCGTCACGGTGGACGACGGGAGCGTGATCGGCGTCGCCGGCCTGGAGATGTACGGCGACGCGGCGCTGCTGCGGTCGGTCGCCGTGTCGTCGCCGGGTGGCGGTGTCGGGACGCGGCTCGTGGAGGCGCTTCTCGAGCAGGCGCGACAGGCTGGCGTCGGTACCGTGGTGTTGCTGACCACCACCGCCGCGGCCTTCTTCCCGCGCTTTGGTTTCACCGAGGTGACGCGTGACGACGTACCCGCTGCCGTGCGCGCGTCGGCGGAGTTCCAGGGCGCCTGCCCCGCGAGCGCGACCGTGATGCGCCTCGCGTTACGTCGCGAAAAGTTGACGTGAATGTCGCCGCGCCGACGCGTGGCCGCGCGATTCTGTCCCTGCGCTGCACCTGGGACATCGCCAGGGTGGCGCCACTGGATGACCGAGGGCCCCGGCAGAACGGGGCCTTTTTTCATTGCTTCATTGGTAATGCCGGAATGCCGGAATGCCGGAATGCTGGAATGTCGAAGTCTTTTCGAAGGCCGAAAGCCGAAAGCCGAAGGCCGAAACGAAGAGGGCGCGCCGGAGGCGCGCCCCTTCTCTCCCTCAGAACGTGTAGCGCACTGACAACTGCATCTGGCGCTGCGTGCCGAGGCCGATCGTGCGGTTGAGCGGGCCCAGCATGTAGCCGAACGTCGCTCCGGCCGTGCTGTCGTTGAACGCGACGCCAGGCGCGCCGTTGGGCAGCGAAGCCGTCGGCTGCTGGTAGTTCAGCTCGTTGGTGATGTTGAACATCTCGATGCGGAACTGCAGCGCCTGGTTGCCGCCGAAGCGTAAGTCCTTGCTTCCCATCAGGTCCACCTGCCAGAAGCCGGGGCCGGTCAGGAAGTTGCGCGGCAGGTTGCCGAACGTACCGGGCTGTGGCGTGGCGAACGCCGCCGGGTTGAGCCAGCGGATGCCGCCGTCCTTCAGGTACGGATCGACGCCGGGGATGAGGTCCGGCCGCTGCGTCCCGCGCGAGTTGCCGCCCTGGATGTTGGCCACCGTCACGCCATTCACCGAGATGTTGTCCGGGCGCGCGATGACGACGTTGATCGGGACGCCGCTGCGCGCATTGAGGATACCGCCGAGGCGCCAGCCGCCACTCCAGAAGCCATCACCGGGGAAGAGGTACACCAGGCTGGCGTTGGTCGTGTGCCGGATGTCGGTCGGGTTGGCGCTCTGTTCGGTCGAGAAGTCGAACGTGTTCTGCGCCGTCTGCGCCTCGTTCGATCCCTGCGTCGTCCCCGTGTTGTGCGCGTACTGGTACTGGAAGCCACCGGTCAGGCCGCCGCGGAATCGACGCGTCAGCCCGAGCTGCAGGGCGTCGAACTGGCTGCGGCCGCCGGACGTCTTGAAATCCACCTGCCCGATTACGGGGCGCGGCCGGCGCAACGTGATGGGATCGATCAGGTTGGAGACGCCGCGCTGGAAGAGATCGTACCCCTGGCTGCCGGTGTACGCGATGCTCAGGTTCATCGCCCCCGGCAACTCGCGCTGCACACTGGCCCCGTACTGCACGTTGTACTCGTCCGGACGCTCGTGCGTGTAGCCGCGCACGCTCAGCGACGTCTGGAATACCGCATCGCTGACCGGGTACTGGAGGCCGTTGTTGGCGACGTCGGCGGTGCTGACCGAGTAGCGGGTGATGTAATTCTCGATCGGCTGGATGCGATCCTCGAACTGTCCCGGTCCATAGAACCAACCCAGGCCGCCGCGCAGCACCGTCTTGTCGTTGATCATGTACGTCGCGGCCAGGCGCGGCCCGATGTTGTTGTAGTCGGGCTCGTAGAAGTTGTCCGGGTCGCTCGAGAAGTCGTTCTCCTCGATGAAGAACGGAATGGCGAACTGGTTCTTCTCCTGGACCACGGAATAGAACTCGTAGCGCAGGCCGAGATCGACCGTCAGCTTGGCCGTCGGGCGCCAGGAGTCCTGCACGTACCCGATCGCGTATTGCTGCTGTGCGTCGAACTCGGGCGAGTCGACTGCGCGCTGTACGCGGTTCGGACGGTTGTCGATGAAGTCGGCCACGCTGTTGAACTCATACGTGTCACCGCCAAGGAACTGGAAGCCGACGTTGATGCGGCGGTATTCGCCACCGGCCTTGAAGGTGTGCGTGCCGCGGGTCATCGTGATGGCATCGGTGAACGAGAACGACCCGGGCTCGAACAGCGCGCCGGCTCCTTGCGCCGAGCTCGTGACGCGGAATTGCAGACCCGAACGTGCGATTCCGGTCGTGCCGCGTCCGTCGATGGATGACGAGCCGACCGCGCCCGACAACGACACCTGCTCGGAGGGGTAGCCCGACGGGCTGAACGCCAGCGCCGCCGTGTCCGGGCGGTTGTAGCCGACCTTGAGCTCGTTGACGACCGTCGGCCGGACGATGGACTGCCAACTGGCGACGAAGTTCTGCGGCTTCTGCGTGGCGAGCACGCGACGCGGCGTGACGGTCTGGTCGGGCGTGTCGATCTCGCCATCACTGTAGAGGTACCGGACGTACATGCTCTGGCTGCTCGAGAAGTGCCAGTCCAGCCGGCCGTTGAACGAGTCTTCGCGCTGATTGGCGATCGAGGAGTACGACGTCCGGCCCACGAGCGGGTTCGTCGACGTCAGCGTCTCGGTCGGGAATCCTGCCAGCAGGGGCACCACGGCCCGTGTGCGCTCGGGCGACCGGCCGCCACCGGAGGTCGTCGGCACGCCGGCCACGATTTGGTCACGCGCCACGTTGCTCGGCACCGATTCGACGAAGCTCAGTCCGGTGTCCTGCCGCAGGCCTTCGTAACTGCCGAAGAAGAAGACCTTGTTGCTGACGATCGGGCCGCCAACGGATCCGCCGAACTGGTCGAGACGCAGCGGCTGCTTGATGTCGTCGTACTTGTTGGTGGAATCGAGCGCATCGTCGCGATAGTAGTCGAACACCGATCCGGTGAAACGGTTGGCCCCGCTCTTGGTGACGACCGTGATGTTGCCGCCGGTACCGAAGCCGCTCTCCGCGGGCGCGAGTCCGGCGTTGACGCGGAACTCGGCGACCGATTCCATCGACGTCTGCAGGCGAAACTGCGACCCGGTGGCGTTGAGGTACCCCGGGCCCGCGTCCCAGATGTACGTGCCGTCGACGCCGTCGTAGTTCAGGTAGTTCTGCTGGTTGGATTTGCCGTTGAAGCGGATGCTGCTCCAGCCGCCGTTGCCATCGGTCGTGGCGCCTGGCGACAGGGTCATGAGGTTGGCGAAGTTGCGGCCGTTCACCGGCAGGTTGTCGACTTCCTCCGGCGTCACGTTGACGCCGATCTTGGCCGAGGACGCATCGAGCACTCCCGTCTCGGCGGTGACTGTCACGGTCTCGGCCATCGCCGCGACGCTGAGCGACAGGTCGACGGACTTGACCTCGCCCACCCCGAGCGTGACCGTCTGCTCGCCCGTCCGGAATCCTTCCAGCGCCGCGGACACGACATAGGTACCGCGCGGCAGGTTGGTCACCGTGAACCGGCCGTCCGCCTCGCTGACCGCGACGCGCTGGGCGCCGGTGTCCTTGGACGTCACCGTGACGGTGACGCCCGGCAGCAGCGACTGGCTCGAGTCGGCGATGATGCCGACGAGCCGCGATTCGGTTTGTTGAGCGAACGCCGCACTCGGCGCGAAGGGCAGCCCGAGCACGGCAAGGGCGAGCAGGCAACGAAGCAGTCTCATGAAGGTCCTCGGTGAGGGGGGCCAGCACCGAGGACTCCGCCCGCGGTGCGTCACAACGACGAAGGTAGAAGTTCGCCGTGAAGCAGGCACGACGAGGGTGTTTCCGGGCGGTTAAATGGGTGATCCCTGCGTGTTTCGCGCCCTGCCGGGGCTGGGCGATGCAGGCAGGTCGTCTGTTACCATCGGCCCGACCAGGTGTGCGGCATTGCGGGGGTTTTCGCTCGGGACGGCGGCGTTGTCGATCAGGCATGGCTGTCGGCCATGGCGGGTACGCTGTGCCATCGCGGCCCGGACGCGGATGGGTTCTGGCACGACGCGGGCCTCGGTTTCGCACATCGACGTCTCAGCGTCATCGATGTCTCGGAGGCCGGACGCCAGCCGATTGGCTCCGAGGACGGTCGGATCCAGGTCTGCTACAACGGCGAGATCTACAACTTCGCGGCGATCCGTGAAGAACTGCTGGCGCGGGGCCACCGCTTCGCGTCGGCCACCGACACGGAAGTGATCGCGCATGCGTGGGAGGAGTGGGGACCCGAGGCAGTCCGCCGCTTCAACGGCATGTTCGCGTTCGCGGTCTGGGACCGCTGCGCGCGCCGGCTCTGGCTCGTGCGGGACCGCCTCGGCGTCAAGCCCTTGTACTACGCCGTCGCCGACGGCCGCCTGCTCTTCGGCTCCGAGATCAAGGCCCTCCTGGCGGTCCCTGGGGTCAGTCGCACCCTGGATCCGGTGGCGCTCGATGCCTTCCTCGCACTGAACTACGTACCGGGTCCGCGCACCATCTGGCGGGAGGTGCGGCAGGTGCCGCCCGGGCACCTCCTGAGCGCGACAGCCGAGGGCCACTCGCTCGAGTCATGGTGGGACGTGAGGTTCGGGCGCGATCTGTTCACCGATCGAAACCAGGCCATCGAGGAGATTCGGGCGCTGTGCGACGACGCCGTGCGCATGCGGTTGGTGTCCGACGTGCCGCTGGGGGCGTTCCTGAGTGGCGGGCTCGATTCGTCCGCGGTCGTGCATTTCATGCGGCCGCGCCATGTCGGCCCATTGCACACCTTCAGCGTGCGCTTCGGTGAGGCCTCGTTCGACGAAGGCCCATTCGCGGCGCTGGTCGGCAAGCGCTACGACCTGACCCATCACGAGGTCGTCTGCCAGGCCGGCGACGTGCCGGCCTGCCTCGATCGGCTCGTCTGGCATGCTGATGGCCCCGTGGCCGACATTTCGATGGTGCCGATGTACAAGCTGGCCGAGGCTACGCGCCAGCACGTGACCGTCGTGCTGTCGGGCGATGGCGGCGACGAGGTGTTCGGCGGTTACGCGATCTACCACGCCGACCGCGCCGCGCACGTCTGGCGAGCGCTGCCGCGATGGTTCCGCGAGCGTCTCGTGCGTCCGCTGGTGGATGCATTACCGGCCTCGACGGGAAAGATGACCGTCGACTACGCACTGCGCCAGTTCGTCGCCGGCGCGGGCAACGCTCCCGAGAAGGCACACTACAGCTGGCGTACGATCTGTACGGCCGACGAACGCGCCGGGTTGTTGCGGCCGGACGTCCGCGAGGCTGCGGCACGCGAGCAGGCGCCCGAGGCGCCGTTCCTGGCCGCGTACCTGGCGTCGGGGGCGCCGGAACTGATGGACCGCCTGTTCTACGTCGATCTCAAGACGTTCCTGGTCGACTCCATCCTGCCCAAGGTGGATCGCACGACGATGGCCTTTGGCCTCGAGGCGCGCACGCCGTGGCTCGACTACCGCCTCGTGGAACTGGGCGCGCGCCTGCCATGGCGCTGGAAACTGCGCGGGCGTGATACCAAGGTGATCTTCAAGGACGCCATGCGCGGACTGGTGCCCGATGCGATCGTGCGTCGTCAGAAGGCAGGTTTCCACGCGCCGCTCGCCGCATGGTTCCGCGGGCCGCTGCGGCCGCTGCTGCAGGATGTCCTCTCGCCCGCATCGCTGCGCGTGCTGCCGGAACTGCAACCTGCGCCCGTACAGACGATGCTCGATGCGCATGTATCGGGGCGAGCCAATCACGCCTTCAAGTTGTGGGGACTCGTCACGCTCGTGCGCTGGGCGCACGCGTGGCGCCACTGATCGCATGCCCGAACCCGTCTCGATCCTGATCCCGGTCT includes:
- the arsN2 gene encoding arsenic resistance N-acetyltransferase ArsN2; translation: MSAIVRPASARDWDAIVMLLEQHRLPLAGARDHVSDFLVTVDDGSVIGVAGLEMYGDAALLRSVAVSSPGGGVGTRLVEALLEQARQAGVGTVVLLTTTAAAFFPRFGFTEVTRDDVPAAVRASAEFQGACPASATVMRLALRREKLT
- the arsM gene encoding arsenite methyltransferase, producing MTIGRTPRTGRPVARASWRSSVAGSGEWRTACSTPSRAWRTCAGITSGLYSPDEVGALPHEAVVASLGCGNPTALIALEPGQVVLDLGSGGGIDVLLSARRVGPAGKAYGLDMTDDMLALARENQRRAGVGNVEFLKGTIEQIPLPDASVDVIISNCVINLSADKPQVLREAFRVLRPGGRFAVSDVLVRGDVPADVRRNMELWVGCIAGALREDEYVDGLRAAGFADVTIEPWREYAAADAEAYFRDAGQGCGDLTTADGHFFSGFVRARKPMEA
- the asnB gene encoding asparagine synthase (glutamine-hydrolyzing), giving the protein MCGIAGVFARDGGVVDQAWLSAMAGTLCHRGPDADGFWHDAGLGFAHRRLSVIDVSEAGRQPIGSEDGRIQVCYNGEIYNFAAIREELLARGHRFASATDTEVIAHAWEEWGPEAVRRFNGMFAFAVWDRCARRLWLVRDRLGVKPLYYAVADGRLLFGSEIKALLAVPGVSRTLDPVALDAFLALNYVPGPRTIWREVRQVPPGHLLSATAEGHSLESWWDVRFGRDLFTDRNQAIEEIRALCDDAVRMRLVSDVPLGAFLSGGLDSSAVVHFMRPRHVGPLHTFSVRFGEASFDEGPFAALVGKRYDLTHHEVVCQAGDVPACLDRLVWHADGPVADISMVPMYKLAEATRQHVTVVLSGDGGDEVFGGYAIYHADRAAHVWRALPRWFRERLVRPLVDALPASTGKMTVDYALRQFVAGAGNAPEKAHYSWRTICTADERAGLLRPDVREAAAREQAPEAPFLAAYLASGAPELMDRLFYVDLKTFLVDSILPKVDRTTMAFGLEARTPWLDYRLVELGARLPWRWKLRGRDTKVIFKDAMRGLVPDAIVRRQKAGFHAPLAAWFRGPLRPLLQDVLSPASLRVLPELQPAPVQTMLDAHVSGRANHAFKLWGLVTLVRWAHAWRH
- a CDS encoding response regulator transcription factor — translated: MRVLLVEDEPAAALILAKGLREHAYAVDVSGDGDDASFRLATTDYDAVILDVTLPRRSGLSVAREARAVGLAVPILMLTARDAVEARIAGLDSGADDYLTKPFDFGELLARLRALIRRGARAPLPEVLRVGPLELSTRSRQVCKAEHVLPLTTREYALLEFLARRVGQVVGRAEIAEHVWDEGYDPMSNVIDVYVQRLRRKIDTIGQPSLIRTRRGEGYSLIAEPT
- a CDS encoding TonB-dependent receptor, encoding MRLLRCLLALAVLGLPFAPSAAFAQQTESRLVGIIADSSQSLLPGVTVTVTSKDTGAQRVAVSEADGRFTVTNLPRGTYVVSAALEGFRTGEQTVTLGVGEVKSVDLSLSVAAMAETVTVTAETGVLDASSAKIGVNVTPEEVDNLPVNGRNFANLMTLSPGATTDGNGGWSSIRFNGKSNQQNYLNYDGVDGTYIWDAGPGYLNATGSQFRLQTSMESVAEFRVNAGLAPAESGFGTGGNITVVTKSGANRFTGSVFDYYRDDALDSTNKYDDIKQPLRLDQFGGSVGGPIVSNKVFFFGSYEGLRQDTGLSFVESVPSNVARDQIVAGVPTTSGGGRSPERTRAVVPLLAGFPTETLTSTNPLVGRTSYSSIANQREDSFNGRLDWHFSSSQSMYVRYLYSDGEIDTPDQTVTPRRVLATQKPQNFVASWQSIVRPTVVNELKVGYNRPDTAALAFSPSGYPSEQVSLSGAVGSSSIDGRGTTGIARSGLQFRVTSSAQGAGALFEPGSFSFTDAITMTRGTHTFKAGGEYRRINVGFQFLGGDTYEFNSVADFIDNRPNRVQRAVDSPEFDAQQQYAIGYVQDSWRPTAKLTVDLGLRYEFYSVVQEKNQFAIPFFIEENDFSSDPDNFYEPDYNNIGPRLAATYMINDKTVLRGGLGWFYGPGQFEDRIQPIENYITRYSVSTADVANNGLQYPVSDAVFQTSLSVRGYTHERPDEYNVQYGASVQRELPGAMNLSIAYTGSQGYDLFQRGVSNLIDPITLRRPRPVIGQVDFKTSGGRSQFDALQLGLTRRFRGGLTGGFQYQYAHNTGTTQGSNEAQTAQNTFDFSTEQSANPTDIRHTTNASLVYLFPGDGFWSGGWRLGGILNARSGVPINVVIARPDNISVNGVTVANIQGGNSRGTQRPDLIPGVDPYLKDGGIRWLNPAAFATPQPGTFGNLPRNFLTGPGFWQVDLMGSKDLRFGGNQALQFRIEMFNITNELNYQQPTASLPNGAPGVAFNDSTAGATFGYMLGPLNRTIGLGTQRQMQLSVRYTF
- a CDS encoding P1 family peptidase, with protein sequence MRASPVAQQEGSAGSLTDVPGVRVGHATDTRRPTGCTAILFDQAVTAGADYDGSAPGEMLGVMLQPVSPLERIHGILLTGGGPMGLEAVSGAVRYLEATQVGYDWGVPNVRIPIVVGAVIDDLSLGDGRIRPDADLARRACEAATTAPVAEGSFGVGAGATVGKMFRSRGMGGMKGGLGTVAMRSGDVIVAALSVVNCAGDVLDWRTGRIVAGARQRDGRTFVNSAAQLRRDLDTSTPRADRRLDDQPFRATTLTIIATNVTLDKTSLTKLAMMTNTGAARAINPYHTNGDGDQVLTISTSRITPNVSLTALGAVAADAASQAILRGVEQAIGLDTWPAVRDLR
- a CDS encoding phosphatase PAP2 family protein, translating into MPAIDETFDAGALVGSGMVQGGAALATYLIGRATHDTHVAVLGSDLIRAQLITTAFTQGIKLTVGRTRPDGSRYSFPSGHSSATFATASVLQRHYGWKAGVPAYGLAAYVAASRLSENKHYMSDVLFGAALGIVAGRAVTVGHGASTFALTPIAGPKGAGIGLTLVGAQ
- a CDS encoding AI-2E family transporter: MPIPTDSLGQPLPLRENRFRRVFLLLFVLGITVVFLGMISSFLITILLAAIFAGLGYPLFERLVAAFRGRRPLAALATIIVGLLVVAGPLGLVAYMVTLEAIRLTQSVRPWLKQVAAQPSVLKPVLDRLPFSEQLMPYREELLAKLGEWGSSLGGAIVGALSNTTIGTLQAVFQTFILVYTVFFLLLDGPQILQAMRRFLPLREGERDLLLDKFVSVTRATLKGTLVIGAVQGTLAGVAFWVAGVEHAVFWGAIMVVLSVVPMLGGALVWVPTCVVLALTGHWVKAVALAAFCGLVVGSIDNVLRPRLVGRDTEMHDLMILFSTLGGIIAFGPIGFIIGPIIAALFQTSWELFGLAFAENLPSADRNDAAGPSVLADASDPIVAQKHDDDIVRP